AATAATTGAAAATTAAGTTGACGATAAGGTAGACTTGAAATCAGGTTACGATGATATATACCTTCTTCCTTAAAAGAAATCATAACCATGGATACAACTGCAATAATAATAGCTAATAAGGTATAATTAGAAAAATTATAAAAGTTTTTGACATTTGAAATCTGGTTATTAACAACTTCTTTTTGCATAGTCACATTCGTATGAATAGATAAATCATTTTGTACCAACTGAGTTATGTCCTGTTGAGAAATATTGGTTTTTAAATATAACTTTATCGTATTTAAATATTTATTCAGAAGTTGTTTTGAATAAATAGCACCATATGAATCAGGAACTTCCATTGTTTGTATTTTGACATCTCTATTCTTTAAAAAATCTTCTGTAAAACCTTTAGGAACAATCATAATATAATCAACTTTTCTAAAAAATAATGCATCTCTTAATTCATTATCATTGTTTTCTAATTCAATATATTGAGCATGACTTTGAATATATTGTTTAAACTGATTCATGAATTGAGAATCAGAGTCATTATTAATAAAAGCAATTTTTGCTTTTTCTGCTTGAAATGTTTGAGTATTGGAAGCACCACTTGTTGATGTTATCATAGCAATAGCAATAAATATAATGGTATATATGAAAATAATTGAAAAATATGATTTGGTTATTTTTAAATAATTTTTAAAGACTATCATATTGTTTTCTCCTTGAAATAAGTACTGAAATAAGAGTGAATAAAAGTCCAATCCCTAATAAAATAAACATATTCAAAAAGAAACGTTCATAGGTAGGATAATAGTAAAGTGCATATAGGGCATCTGTAATTAAATTAACAGGATTCATATAAGCAATAATAGGTGCATATTCTTGAACTAAATATTTTAAATCAATGACCATCATTCCTGCTAAAAATGAACAAAACATGGATACAGCTGTTAAAACATTAATCTTGATATTTTCACTACATTTTAAAACATTTCCAATCAGGTGACCTAATGTAATGCCAACATAACTGCCGATAGCCATCAATATCATAATATATCCTGTCTGTTCACCAAACTGAATGTTTAATCCAAAAACAAGATAACCTAATAAAACAAGCATTGCTAAATATTGACAGAGAAACGCTGCTAAAGTGCCTGTAAAAATTAACTTCAAATGTGAAGTTGGTGCAATATGAATACGTGTTCCTTGACGAGAAAGATTGGCTTCAAAGTGAGTAGAAACTTTTAATCCCCAAAATCCTCCATACATACATGTCATTCCTATCAATGTATAAAAATAAACAACTGTTAAATCTAATGAAGTCATATTTTGACTTTCAAAATAATTTTGATTGAAGTCTTGTTTTTGCTGCAACAATTGCATAAGTGATAATGTATCATGTTTTCCAATTGTTTCTAATGTATGAGCACTTTGTTGATAGGTATCGGCAACATTTTGAATGATAGTTTGGGCAATACCATTTTCTAAAAATGTTATTTTTATATCATCATCAAGAACAATGTATCCATCAATCTTTTGAGATTTTAATAAATCCTGTGCCTGATTTAAGGAAACATATTGGGTATCCAATAATTGATCATTATTATTTTTTGAAAGATCATTTAATAGCGATTGAAATTCTTTATTTTCTTTTTCAACAACAACAGCTAATTTTGCTGGTTCAAATCCTTCACTTGAAATTAATTGAGAAAATGCCAAATTGAAAAATGTTGCTAAAATCAAGGGAAATATAAAGGTCCAAAACATCATAAATCTATTTCTGAATAAGAGTTTAAGCTGATAAAAGAAAGTATGCATATTAGTCCCTCAATTCTTTTCCGGTTAATTCTAAAAACACATCATTCAATGTAGGTCTTTCACTAAATAAACTATGATATTGAATATGATGTTCCCTTAAAACATCTATCAACTTTCCTAAATTATTATCATTTCCCTGATATGAAATATGAATCACATTATCCTCTTTACAAACATCTAAAACATCTTTATTATTTTTTAATGCTATAAGCAATGACTCACTTTGATTATCTACAACCAGTGTAATTCTTTCACCTAAATGAATCATATTCTTTAATTCATCATTGGTTCCTTTGGCAATCACACGTCCTCTATCCATAATTACTATTTCATGACAGATTTGCTCAACTTCTTCCATATAATGCGTTGTATATACAATAGTGGCTCCCTGTTCATTTAAAGTCTTAATACCTTCTAAAATATGATTACGACTTTGCGGATCAACAGCGACTGTAGGTTCATCTAAAAAAATCAAGTTTGGTTTATGGGCAATCCCACAAGCAATGTTTAACCTTCGTAACAATCCGCCGCTTAATTGTTTAGGTCTAAATTTAACAAACTCATCTAATTCCACCAATTTGATAGCATCCTTTACATACTGCTTTCTTTTCACTTTATCTTTGATATATAATCCACAAAAATAATCAATATTTTCAATAACATTTAATTCTTCAAACACAGCAACATCTTGAAAAACAACACCTATCTGTGCTTTGATATCATAAGCACTCGGACTCATTTCTTGACCAAAAATACGAATACTTCCCTCATCAAAATATAATAAAGATAAAATTGTATTGATACATGTAGATTTGCCACTCCCATTAGGTCCTAACAATCCTAAAATCTCCCCTTTTTCAACTTTCAAATTAAAATGATCTAACGCAACAAGATCGCCATAGCGTTTTGTTAAATCACTAATTTCAATAACATAATCCATCATAATATTCTCCTTTTTTCAAAATCAATTCATTATAGACTCTCTTTTCTTTGCTATAATAAAGCTATTTTTCATTTTCTTTTTTCATATTCTTAATTTTTTTATTTATAATTTCTGCATCTTTTTCATTTTCATATATAGTTAAAAAGCAAACAATAACATAAATGACAGTTAAAGCTGCAAACTCAATAAAAAAACTCGTCCATGAAAAATATCCACGAAAGAAATGCTCCATTCCAAAAACGACAACCATCATAACTAAATAACTCACTATATAAAAATGTTCCTTTAAAAAATGATTAAACATTGAAAAATAGATACCAATAGAAACCATAAGACATGTAATAGCAATTTGAAAAATATCCATAACACTTAAACTATTGATATTATTTGTAAAACCTATAAAAGTATTGGCTAAAGTAACAAGTGTAAAAGATATACATGTTGTAACCAGAATCAATTTTAATTTTTTCATAATATTCCTCTTTCTATTCCAAAGGCCTGCTTGAATACTTTCATATAACTTCGACTAATAATTAATTTTTCATCATTAACTAATGTTGCTTCATATTTACCATTTAATAAAGCACGGACACATTTTAAACTTTCTAAATTCATTAAACATGATTTAGATATTCTTAAAAAACCATCCTCTTTCAATTGTTCTTCTAACATATAAAGTTTATATGGTGTTTCATAAACATCATTAAGGACATAAACAAATGTTTTTTCATCAATTGATTCAATATAAAGAATATCCGATAAAAACAATGAATAAATCACTTTATTTTTTTTACAAATCATTTTCTTTTGAGCATACTCTAATTGTTCAATGAGTTTTTGAACACTTTCATCATGCTTTTGACAGGTTATTAAAATGTCAATTTCATCACATGATGATTGTTCTTTGACTGTTATTTTCATTTCCTCACCTCTTTGCGCATTATATCATTTCCTATTTTAATTATCTATTACTCTTAGACCAAATGCATAAATCAATAGGTCAAAAGCAAAAAAGAAGCTACAATTGCTCATATGCTTCTTTTTTATACCCTATAATGATTTGATTATCTTCTATTAACAATGGTCGTTTAATCAACATCCCATTTGAAGCTAAAAGTTTGGCAGCTTCTTCTAATGTTAAATCATTTATTTTTTCTTTTAATCCTAACGAACGATAAACTTGACCAGCAGTATTAAAAAATGGTTTAATACCTTGTCCATAATTTTTAATCCATTGTTTTAGTTCTTCTTGTGTTGGTGTATCCAACACAATATCACGTTTTGTAAATGATAAATTTTTTTGTTCCAAATGTTTTAAAGCTTTTATACAAGTACTACATTTGGGATAATAGATAAATTGCATCTTTATTTTCTCCTATCTAACAACAATTGCAAATTTTTTATAATTGTAACTTTTTTTAAATGTTGATAAAGAAACCCATGATGATGTACGTTTGCCACCAGCGTCTGTATAACGTATTTGATTTGTTTCGCTATTATAACCACTGATTGTTAAACAATGTAAATTAGAATACATCTTTCCAAATGACCATTGTCGCCATTTTGGTGTTTTAAAATCATATGTAATATAAACCATAACGGGATTCCCTTTTCTAACTTCCTCAATAATATCATCCACACTATGTCCAGAAAAATCAACAACATTTCCATATTTTTTAGCCCAAGGCACCATTGCCGATGGGAAGATAGCTTCTAAAACATCAGGATCGTCAGGGCCATTAGGATTTCCAGCAAAACCTCGATAAGGATTAGATGTTGAACGCGGCATATCATCAATAAAAGCTCGTAAACCAATATTTTGACAATAGCCTTTATATTTCATAGCTTGATAAAGTGCAGCTGGATCACAGCCCCTACTTGCACCAACAGAATGATGAGAATAGACTTTAACATCTAAAATAACTTTCTTTTCCGTCATTTTCACATTAACTTCTAAAACATTCCCCTCTTCATCTTTATCGACAACAGTCTCAACCTTGTAACGATTAAGATCAGGTTTTTCAATCGTCTCTATCAAAACGTCTTCTTTGGTTTCATTCCCATTTTGATCTTTTGCTATGATTTGAATCGTTTGTTCCCCAATCTTTTTGGTATCATATTGTGATAAATCAAAAGATACATCAACGCTTGCTAAATCCCATACCTTAAAATAAGAACGCAATTGTTTTTCATCTAATTCTTCCTCTGATAAAACTTGAATATGCTTAGGTTTCATAATTGTTGGTTTGACTGTATCTTTGACAGACACATTCATTTCTTTTTTCTCACGACCATATTCAAATGAAATCACATATTCACCAACTGCTGGATAATCTTTATCTGATTCATTTTTTAATGTTGTATTGACAATGGTACTTTTTAAAATATCATTTTGTCTTTCTTCACTCAAATTATGAAAATCAAGAAAATTTTCTAATGCAAGCGTTGTTGTTTGACCATATTCTATCACCATTGTTGACTGTTTTAAAATTAAATATTCCTGAAAATACACATATGCACCTATTCCTAATCCAACAGCCACAAAACAACATAGAATAATCCCCAATGATGTTTTCTTTTTCATAAACTTTTCTCCTGTACTATCAGTATTATTGAATCATTGATAGACCTACTCGTTTTCTATTCATATCTAAATCATGAACATAAACTGTGACAATATCACCAACATTACAAATGTCTAATGGATGTTTGACCTTTTGATGTGACATTTTAGAGATATGTACAAGACCATCATTTTTTAATCCAATATCGACAAATGCACCAAAATCAACAACATTTCTCACTACACCCTGCAACTCCATACCAACTTTTAAATCATCTATCTTTAACACATCCTGACGTAAAATAGGAGCATTATATTCATCTCTTGGTGAACGATGTGGTGATACAAATGCATCTAATAGATCATCCAATAAATATGAGTCCATTTGTAAATCTGATTGAATTTGTTGACGATTTATATTCTGGATAGCTTCTTGAGCATGTTTTGTTCCAATATCATTTTTTGTTAAATGAAGATATTGTAATAATTTTGTCGCGTCATTGTAATTATCTGGATGAATACTCGTTTCATCAAAACGTTCATAACCAGATAAAATTCTTAAAAATCCTACTGCTAATTCAAATGTTTTATTTCCTAATTTATTAACGTTTTTAATTTGTTCTCGATTCGTAAATTTTCCATTCTCTTCTCTATATTTTACAATATTCTTAGCTAACGACATTGATAAACCAGAGACATATTGCAATAATGACACAGAAGCAGTATTAATATTAACCCCAACCTGATTAACAACTTTTTCAACAACAAAATCTAATTGATCAGTTAATTTTTTTTGATTCATATCATGTTGATACTGACCAACAGAAATGGCTTTTGGCTCTATTTTCACAAGTTCTGCTAAAGGATCCTGCAAACGTCTAGCAATAGAAACGGCAGAACGTTCTTCAACTTGATATGTTGGGAATTCTTCTTTAGCAATGGCACTTGCTGAATAAACACTTGCACCTGCTTCTGAAACAATAACATATTGAATATCTAAATGATTCTTTTTAATAAATTGTGCAATAAAACTTTCTGTTTCACGACTTGCTGTTCCATTGCCAATAGCGATAATTTCAATTTGATATTTTTGAATCATTGATAACAAGATTTTTTCATCTTTTGTATAATCATTTTTAGGCAAAGAAATATAGACTTTATCAATAGCTAAAACTTTCCCTGTTGGATCAATTGCTGCTAATTTACAGCCTGTTCTAAATGCTGGATCAACACCTAAAACATAACGATCTTTTAATGGTGCCTGCAGTAATAGATTTTCTAAATTGATAGAAAAAACTTTTAGTGCCTGTTCCTGTGCTTTTTCTGTTAATTCACTACGAATTTCTCTTTCTACTGATGGGAAAATTAATCTTTTAAATGCATCTTTTACACATTCTAAAATCAATTCTTTCATAGGCGATTCACGTCGTCTCATAACTCCATTAAAAATATATGTTTCAAATTTTTCTTCATCTATCTCAATAGAAACAGTCAGAACTTTTTCTTTTTCAGCACGATTAATAGCTAAGATTCTATGTGAGGCAATATATTGAACCTTTTCATGATAATCATAATACATTTGATAGACTTGTTCTTCATCAGGATTTTTCTTTTTTACAGCAGTTTTTAATATACCTGTTTTATAAATCATATCTTTGGTATATTTACGATATCGTGGTTCATCACTTATTTGTTCAGCAATGATATCTTTAGCTCCCTGAATTGCATCTTCAATCGTTAAAACTTCTTCAGATAAATATTTCTGTGCTTCTTTTTCAAGTACAAAGTCTCTTGAAAATTGCAAAATACTTAATGCAAGTGGCTCAAGTCCTTTTGCTTTAGCAATTGATGCTTTTGTTTTCTTTTTTTCTTTAAATGGTCGATAGTAATCTTCAACTTCACTTAATTTTTGAGCTTGTAGAATATTTTTTTTCAATTCTTCTGTTAAAAGACCTTTTTCATCAATTAAACGAATCACATCATTTTTTCTTTCTTGTAAGTTGACTTGATATTCATAAACTTTAGAAATCTCTCTAATCTGATCTTCGTTTAATCCCCCTGTTCTTTCTTTACGATAACGTGCAATAAATGGAACAGTTGCTCCTTCTTCTAACATATTAAGAACATTTTCAATTTGATTTTGACTAATTGACAATTCTGTTGTCATTGTTTTAATAATTTCTATATTCATCTTATCCTCCAAAATAAAAAAACATTGTATAACAATGTTGCATTTACTGGTGCAGCTGATGAGACTCGAACTCACATGGATATTATCCACTACCGCCTGAAGATAGCGTGTCTACCAGTTCCACCACAGCTGCATATTTCATTAAATGGTGCGGACGATGAGATTTGAACTCACACAGATTTACATCTACTACCCCCTCAAGATAGCGTGTCTACCATTCCACCACGTCCGCAGATTGCTTATACATTATAGCATAAATAATATCTATTAAGCAATAAGAAATAGGGCTATAACCCTATTTCTTAATTAATTCATATATTGCTTTTGCATATATTGCTGTTGCTTTGACTAAATCATCAATAGCGATTTCTTCATTATTTTGATGTATTTTATTATCAGTTCCTGGAAATTGAACACCAAACGCAACACAATTAGGCATAGATTTAGCATAAGTTCCACCACCAATGGCCTGTGGTTGATGTTCGTGGTCACCTGTAAATTCTACATAAGCATTATGCAATGACTGAACAAAATCACTCTGAGGATCAATATATAAAGCCTTACCTAACTCATGTGTTTCCACTAAACCATATTCTTTAAGATGTTTTCCAATAGACTCGCTCAATTGTTCATCTTTAACTTCATGAGGAACACGCATGTCTACAATCATATTGACATGACCATCTTTATAATTTAAAACGCCTAAATTAACAGTTAAATCACCCATCATTCCATGATATGCAATATCAAGTTTTTCACCATAGTGATCTTGATAAAAATGCTGATCAATAAAATGTACCAACTGATTTTGTGAAATACTTGCTAAATAATGACACATATACGTAGCTGCATTAATTCCTTGTTCTGGTGTAGAAGCATGTGCAGAACGACCAATTAAAACGAGTTTTGTATGATTCCCTTCTTCTTCCAAAGAACCTTTTAATCCATGTTTACTTAAATATTGCATATACGAATCTTTATATTGTTTATAATTTCCTACAATATAAACTTCACAAACTTCAGGAACAATATTAGCTCTTGTACCCGCATATATACCAATAATATTATCCTTTTCGATATGTCCAGTTATTTCAAAATTTACTCCTGCCTTTTCACCATAAACAACTGGAAATTCAGCATCTGGTGTAAATCCCATTGCAGGATATGGTTTTTTAGTAAAATAATA
Above is a genomic segment from Candidatus Stoquefichus sp. SB1 containing:
- a CDS encoding ABC transporter permease, which gives rise to MIVFKNYLKITKSYFSIIFIYTIIFIAIAMITSTSGASNTQTFQAEKAKIAFINNDSDSQFMNQFKQYIQSHAQYIELENNDNELRDALFFRKVDYIMIVPKGFTEDFLKNRDVKIQTMEVPDSYGAIYSKQLLNKYLNTIKLYLKTNISQQDITQLVQNDLSIHTNVTMQKEVVNNQISNVKNFYNFSNYTLLAIIIAVVSMVMISFKEEGIYHRNLISSLPYRQLNFQLLLGNVCVTIGVWLLYVIASFILYGQTMVSFQGILMIVNSFVFVMFILVLSFLIVTLVHNRELISGISTVIGLGTSFIAGAFVPQELLSSFVLNIAKLTPSYWFISNNNAIAKLTDFSMVNIKPLLQNMGIMILFSIGVYILIQVVTKIKMRKS
- a CDS encoding ABC transporter permease, whose translation is MAFSQLISSEGFEPAKLAVVVEKENKEFQSLLNDLSKNNNDQLLDTQYVSLNQAQDLLKSQKIDGYIVLDDDIKITFLENGIAQTIIQNVADTYQQSAHTLETIGKHDTLSLMQLLQQKQDFNQNYFESQNMTSLDLTVVYFYTLIGMTCMYGGFWGLKVSTHFEANLSRQGTRIHIAPTSHLKLIFTGTLAAFLCQYLAMLVLLGYLVFGLNIQFGEQTGYIMILMAIGSYVGITLGHLIGNVLKCSENIKINVLTAVSMFCSFLAGMMVIDLKYLVQEYAPIIAYMNPVNLITDALYALYYYPTYERFFLNMFILLGIGLLFTLISVLISRRKQYDSL
- a CDS encoding ABC transporter ATP-binding protein; its protein translation is MDYVIEISDLTKRYGDLVALDHFNLKVEKGEILGLLGPNGSGKSTCINTILSLLYFDEGSIRIFGQEMSPSAYDIKAQIGVVFQDVAVFEELNVIENIDYFCGLYIKDKVKRKQYVKDAIKLVELDEFVKFRPKQLSGGLLRRLNIACGIAHKPNLIFLDEPTVAVDPQSRNHILEGIKTLNEQGATIVYTTHYMEEVEQICHEIVIMDRGRVIAKGTNDELKNMIHLGERITLVVDNQSESLLIALKNNKDVLDVCKEDNVIHISYQGNDNNLGKLIDVLREHHIQYHSLFSERPTLNDVFLELTGKELRD
- a CDS encoding LytTR family DNA-binding domain-containing protein; amino-acid sequence: MKITVKEQSSCDEIDILITCQKHDESVQKLIEQLEYAQKKMICKKNKVIYSLFLSDILYIESIDEKTFVYVLNDVYETPYKLYMLEEQLKEDGFLRISKSCLMNLESLKCVRALLNGKYEATLVNDEKLIISRSYMKVFKQAFGIERGIL
- a CDS encoding arsenate reductase family protein: MQFIYYPKCSTCIKALKHLEQKNLSFTKRDIVLDTPTQEELKQWIKNYGQGIKPFFNTAGQVYRSLGLKEKINDLTLEEAAKLLASNGMLIKRPLLIEDNQIIIGYKKEAYEQL
- a CDS encoding C39 family peptidase; this translates as MKKKTSLGIILCCFVAVGLGIGAYVYFQEYLILKQSTMVIEYGQTTTLALENFLDFHNLSEERQNDILKSTIVNTTLKNESDKDYPAVGEYVISFEYGREKKEMNVSVKDTVKPTIMKPKHIQVLSEEELDEKQLRSYFKVWDLASVDVSFDLSQYDTKKIGEQTIQIIAKDQNGNETKEDVLIETIEKPDLNRYKVETVVDKDEEGNVLEVNVKMTEKKVILDVKVYSHHSVGASRGCDPAALYQAMKYKGYCQNIGLRAFIDDMPRSTSNPYRGFAGNPNGPDDPDVLEAIFPSAMVPWAKKYGNVVDFSGHSVDDIIEEVRKGNPVMVYITYDFKTPKWRQWSFGKMYSNLHCLTISGYNSETNQIRYTDAGGKRTSSWVSLSTFKKSYNYKKFAIVVR
- a CDS encoding Tex family protein, which codes for MNIEIIKTMTTELSISQNQIENVLNMLEEGATVPFIARYRKERTGGLNEDQIREISKVYEYQVNLQERKNDVIRLIDEKGLLTEELKKNILQAQKLSEVEDYYRPFKEKKKTKASIAKAKGLEPLALSILQFSRDFVLEKEAQKYLSEEVLTIEDAIQGAKDIIAEQISDEPRYRKYTKDMIYKTGILKTAVKKKNPDEEQVYQMYYDYHEKVQYIASHRILAINRAEKEKVLTVSIEIDEEKFETYIFNGVMRRRESPMKELILECVKDAFKRLIFPSVEREIRSELTEKAQEQALKVFSINLENLLLQAPLKDRYVLGVDPAFRTGCKLAAIDPTGKVLAIDKVYISLPKNDYTKDEKILLSMIQKYQIEIIAIGNGTASRETESFIAQFIKKNHLDIQYVIVSEAGASVYSASAIAKEEFPTYQVEERSAVSIARRLQDPLAELVKIEPKAISVGQYQHDMNQKKLTDQLDFVVEKVVNQVGVNINTASVSLLQYVSGLSMSLAKNIVKYREENGKFTNREQIKNVNKLGNKTFELAVGFLRILSGYERFDETSIHPDNYNDATKLLQYLHLTKNDIGTKHAQEAIQNINRQQIQSDLQMDSYLLDDLLDAFVSPHRSPRDEYNAPILRQDVLKIDDLKVGMELQGVVRNVVDFGAFVDIGLKNDGLVHISKMSHQKVKHPLDICNVGDIVTVYVHDLDMNRKRVGLSMIQ
- the pepV gene encoding dipeptidase PepV, which produces MIDFLEEVNKRKQDMINDIDRLCRIPSVLDESTANDGQPFGEQCRIALEEMLAIGKRDGFICENVDGYAGHIDIGEETEAFGILGHLDVVPCNKEGWNTDPYQMVIKDDKLYGRGVADDKGPLIAGYYAAKIIHELDLPVKMKMRIIFGCNEENGSKCMKYYFTKKPYPAMGFTPDAEFPVVYGEKAGVNFEITGHIEKDNIIGIYAGTRANIVPEVCEVYIVGNYKQYKDSYMQYLSKHGLKGSLEEEGNHTKLVLIGRSAHASTPEQGINAATYMCHYLASISQNQLVHFIDQHFYQDHYGEKLDIAYHGMMGDLTVNLGVLNYKDGHVNMIVDMRVPHEVKDEQLSESIGKHLKEYGLVETHELGKALYIDPQSDFVQSLHNAYVEFTGDHEHQPQAIGGGTYAKSMPNCVAFGVQFPGTDNKIHQNNEEIAIDDLVKATAIYAKAIYELIKK